The following is a genomic window from Sphingorhabdus sp. Alg231-15.
ATCGGCTTTCATGCTTTGCTTTTTGCCGGCGCGATGGCGCTGCCAGCGATAACGGCGGAAATTCCGTTTGAAGGAGTGATCACGGCCTATCCGATTGAGATTGAGAAAGAGCCAGATCCACCGGTTACCAAAATCGAAGAGCCGATTGTCGCTACCAACCCACCGCCAAAACCTGTCACTCAGGTTACACCGATCGTCAAGCCGCCAGTGTTTAACGATCCTCCTGCAACCGGCTTGACCAGCGGTGATGATGGCATTGACTTTAGCGGTGTCGGCGATCGTATTGAGATACCGATTACGCCTGTCGAGACCATTGCTGACCCGATTATTGCCGATGCCAAGCTAAACACGCGCTATAGCAACCAGTTCCAGCCGCCTTATCCCTCTGGTTTGCTGAGAATGGGCGAGGAAGGCATGATTACCGTGCGCGTCCTGGTTGGAACCAATGGTCGGGCCAAGCAGATCGAGCTGATTGACACGCCGCATGAAGGCTTCTGGACAGCGACGCAGCGGCACGCATTGCGCAAATGGCGGTTTCAACCGGCGACCAAAGATGGCGCGCCTTTTGAAAGCTGGATCATCCTGAAAGTCCGTTTCGAAATTAACGGCTGAGCTCCAGAACAGCCGGGCCAGCCTCGTGAAGCCGTTTTTCTGACGCTTCAGGGCTGGCCATCACGGCTTTTGCTCCCTATTTAGCAATAATGAAAATGCTCAAAGATGTTTCCGTAGGCGGTGGTCTAAAGGATTTGATCACCCTTTTGCGGCGGAGTCCGAAGGAGCAGGCCATGCCGGCATTTCTGGCCTTTGCCTGTTCCGGGTTCATCTTCTTTCTGTTTATCATCGACCCGAAGGTCAATACGGACGTCTATGTTCCGCAAGAAGTTGTCTATGTTGAAAACTGGTCTCTCGATCGCACCGACGATGAGATCATGGAAGATCGATGGGCGGTTCAGTGCCTGAAAGATAAGCGCGACACCAAGCGGCGTGAAGCGATGAAATCTCTCGGCCGGATGTCGGGAATGGATGTCGAATCGATCGAACGCGAAGCCGAAGCAGATCGGCTGGCAAGGGGTGAGGTAGAAGTGGATCGACCCTCCGGTCTCTCATGCTGAAGACCAATCATGATGCGCGCTTTATGGCGATAGCCATAGCGTTGTCCGAACGTGGCCGCGGACGAACCGGTGGCAATCCCAATGTTGGTTGCATCATCGTCAAGAACAATGTGATTATTGGTCGCGGTTGGACACAGCCCGGCGGACGTCCGCACGCAGAAGCTATGGCTTTGGCACAAGCGGGGAAGGCCGCCAAAGGCGCCGATATATATGTCACAATGGAACCTTGCGCGCATCAAAGCAAACGCGGGCCCACTTGTGCCGATCTTGTAAGGGAAGCAGCGCCTGCGCGCGTGATTGTTGCAACGCTGGATATTGACGAGCGAACCCGGCGTCAGGGCATTGATCGCTTGGGCGATGCCGGTATTTCGGTGTCTGTCGGTCTATTAGAACAGCAGGCGCACTGGGCAATGGCAGGATTTTTCACGCGTATGGAAAAAAGCCGCCCGCATGTCATACTGAAACTTGCCCTGTCATTGGATGGCTGTATCGCGATGGCAGATGGTACCAGTAAATGGATCACTGGCGACCGTGCACGCGCGCATGCCCATCTCGAACGGGCACGCTGTGACGCTATATTGGTTGGAGCTGGAACAGTTGCGGCGGATACACCTAGCCTGGATGTCAGATTAACCAATCTGGAAGACCGTTCGCCGCAACCCGTGGTGCTAGGGAAGGCGGATGTTGGCGATCACTGGATCCAGATTATGGAGCCAGGGGCAATTGCGGGGCTGGATCAAATGAACTGGCTGCTGGTTGAAGGCGGTGCTGCGACCGCTGCGTCTTTCCTCAAAGCTGATTTGGTTGATCGGCTACTATTGTATCGCGCGCCAATCATCATCGGCGGCGGCTTGCCGGGTATTGGAGACATTGGCCTTGGCAGTCTTGACGCCGCACATGGGCAATGG
Proteins encoded in this region:
- a CDS encoding TonB family protein yields the protein MSFTSTYAHKPPNYRGIGLTIGFHALLFAGAMALPAITAEIPFEGVITAYPIEIEKEPDPPVTKIEEPIVATNPPPKPVTQVTPIVKPPVFNDPPATGLTSGDDGIDFSGVGDRIEIPITPVETIADPIIADAKLNTRYSNQFQPPYPSGLLRMGEEGMITVRVLVGTNGRAKQIELIDTPHEGFWTATQRHALRKWRFQPATKDGAPFESWIILKVRFEING
- the ribD gene encoding bifunctional diaminohydroxyphosphoribosylaminopyrimidine deaminase/5-amino-6-(5-phosphoribosylamino)uracil reductase RibD, coding for MLKTNHDARFMAIAIALSERGRGRTGGNPNVGCIIVKNNVIIGRGWTQPGGRPHAEAMALAQAGKAAKGADIYVTMEPCAHQSKRGPTCADLVREAAPARVIVATLDIDERTRRQGIDRLGDAGISVSVGLLEQQAHWAMAGFFTRMEKSRPHVILKLALSLDGCIAMADGTSKWITGDRARAHAHLERARCDAILVGAGTVAADTPSLDVRLTNLEDRSPQPVVLGKADVGDHWIQIMEPGAIAGLDQMNWLLVEGGAATAASFLKADLVDRLLLYRAPIIIGGGLPGIGDIGLGSLDAAHGQWNRMDRRDLGQDVLEIYERAA